The Methylomarinum vadi genome has a window encoding:
- a CDS encoding fructosamine kinase family protein: protein MSIQELIPHLEKTTGQSLGKGRLSMLSGGDINTAYQLQTNSFSWFVKVNRPSLAYMFEAEATGLQELAESKTIRVPHVINHGQTDHYSYLVLEHIDLGRLGSESAHLFGEQLANLHRQKRPFFGWHIDNTIGSTIQHNDRHDDWAEFWKEKRLLQQLRFAADNGYGGKLQSKGEKLADKIGAFFTSYQPHPSLLHGDLWGGNAAADREGQPVIYDPACYYGDREADIAMTELFGGFGSAFYAAYRDNYPLDSGYETRKILYNLYHIINHLNLFGSAYLHQAESMIERLLAET, encoded by the coding sequence ATGAGCATACAAGAGTTAATCCCCCACCTTGAAAAAACAACAGGGCAATCATTAGGCAAAGGCCGCCTCAGTATGCTCAGCGGCGGCGACATCAATACCGCCTATCAATTGCAGACCAATAGTTTCTCTTGGTTCGTGAAAGTCAACCGGCCGAGCCTGGCCTACATGTTCGAGGCCGAAGCCACCGGACTGCAGGAATTGGCCGAATCAAAGACCATCAGAGTTCCGCACGTCATCAACCATGGCCAAACCGACCACTACAGTTACTTGGTACTGGAACACATCGATTTGGGACGGCTCGGAAGCGAATCGGCCCATCTGTTTGGCGAACAACTGGCAAACCTACACCGACAGAAACGACCGTTTTTTGGTTGGCATATCGACAATACGATCGGCAGCACTATCCAGCACAATGATCGCCATGACGATTGGGCCGAGTTCTGGAAGGAAAAACGCCTGTTGCAACAATTGCGCTTCGCGGCCGACAATGGTTACGGCGGCAAGCTGCAAAGCAAAGGAGAAAAACTGGCCGATAAAATCGGCGCATTTTTTACTTCCTACCAGCCGCATCCTTCATTGTTACACGGCGATTTATGGGGAGGCAATGCTGCAGCGGACCGGGAAGGCCAACCGGTCATTTATGATCCGGCCTGTTATTATGGCGATCGTGAAGCCGATATCGCCATGACCGAACTGTTCGGCGGCTTTGGCAGCGCGTTTTACGCCGCCTACCGCGACAATTATCCGTTGGATTCAGGTTACGAAACGCGTAAGATCCTGTATAACCTATACCATATCATCAACCATTTGAACTTATTCGGCAGTGCTTATCTGCATCAAGCCGAATCGATGATCGAACGCTTACTGGCGGAAACATGA
- a CDS encoding FlgO family outer membrane protein has translation MLKKTTLTFLCLLAVSLAGCSRYYYWDNEPDDKNLVDVSYDAVDNLLQNLKKPLPAGSVVVINSLVNVDDLSQSFSFGRILSDQISSAFHRSGYRIVGMELPTEIFAKNDSGILYLADETKQALNETGASALVIGVFAPGKRNAYVSLKVYDIASENVISSNDFSVPMGPDTKKLLKPKKVDENEKEQAQETSTDPIPLESLE, from the coding sequence ATGTTGAAAAAAACGACACTAACCTTTTTATGCCTATTGGCAGTCTCATTAGCCGGTTGCAGCCGGTATTATTATTGGGATAACGAGCCTGACGACAAGAACCTGGTGGATGTCAGCTATGATGCGGTGGACAACCTGCTGCAAAACCTGAAAAAACCACTTCCCGCCGGCAGTGTGGTCGTAATCAACTCCTTGGTCAATGTCGATGATTTAAGCCAATCTTTCTCTTTCGGCCGTATTCTTTCCGACCAGATTTCCTCGGCTTTTCACCGCTCCGGCTATCGTATCGTCGGCATGGAACTGCCTACCGAAATTTTCGCCAAAAACGACAGTGGTATTCTGTACTTAGCCGACGAAACCAAACAAGCATTAAACGAAACCGGCGCTTCGGCTTTAGTCATCGGCGTCTTCGCCCCAGGCAAACGTAACGCTTATGTTTCGCTTAAGGTTTACGATATCGCCAGCGAAAACGTTATTTCCAGCAACGACTTTTCGGTACCGATGGGACCGGACACCAAAAAACTGCTAAAACCCAAAAAGGTCGACGAAAACGAAAAAGAACAGGCCCAGGAGACCAGCACCGACCCGATTCCCCTGGAATCTCTTGAATAA
- a CDS encoding MOSC domain-containing protein, with amino-acid sequence MNQPFLSQIYLYPVKSLGGIRVERWPVDHRGLVYDRKWMLIDRHGRFLSQRRLPKMALIKTQLTGDQLVLTTPDQRQIALSVNFAGGETLEVSLWHDLCQARTISDEADRWLSDFLDHDCRLVYQPDDSIRPVDPHYALASDQAAFSDGFPFLIVSEASLQSLNKAMQLELSMSRFRPNLVIDGCAEYAEDGWREISIGHIGFRLPKPCSRCNIPAIDPETADIGKEPLQTLNRLRKWNKQVYFGQNALHNNGGELTVGSPVTVTATGTKQPPLQLPGNSV; translated from the coding sequence ATGAACCAACCGTTTTTAAGCCAAATTTACCTCTATCCGGTCAAATCCCTGGGTGGCATTCGCGTCGAGCGCTGGCCTGTCGACCATCGAGGATTGGTTTACGACCGGAAATGGATGCTCATCGACCGGCATGGACGTTTCTTGAGTCAGCGACGCCTGCCAAAAATGGCGTTGATCAAAACCCAACTAACAGGCGACCAACTGGTTTTAACCACACCGGATCAAAGGCAAATCGCACTTTCCGTCAACTTCGCCGGCGGCGAGACTCTCGAGGTCAGCCTCTGGCACGACCTTTGCCAGGCCCGCACCATCAGCGACGAAGCCGACCGTTGGTTGAGCGATTTCCTGGATCATGACTGCCGGCTGGTTTACCAACCCGATGACAGCATCAGGCCGGTCGATCCCCATTATGCGCTTGCTAGCGATCAAGCGGCGTTTTCCGACGGCTTCCCATTTCTGATCGTTTCGGAGGCCTCTTTACAATCGCTGAACAAGGCCATGCAACTGGAACTGTCGATGAGCCGTTTCCGTCCCAACCTGGTGATCGATGGCTGTGCCGAATACGCGGAAGACGGTTGGCGAGAGATCAGCATCGGCCATATCGGCTTCAGGCTGCCGAAACCCTGTTCCCGCTGCAACATCCCGGCAATAGACCCGGAAACGGCCGACATCGGCAAGGAGCCGCTGCAAACGCTCAATCGTCTACGTAAATGGAACAAACAAGTCTATTTCGGCCAAAACGCGCTACACAACAATGGCGGCGAACTCACCGTCGGCTCTCCTGTCACCGTAACGGCCACCGGCACTAAACAACCACCGTTACAGTTGCCTGGAAATAGCGTGTAG
- a CDS encoding ABC transporter substrate-binding protein, with amino-acid sequence MKFLRHYFVSILWLLLLAYPLSGISAAKQQIKIFYLTQEQAVPPALSNLDPFIQGKGMAGAELAIDDNNTTGQFTGQDYQLTKVMLPADADVVKAFNDQVGADYAFVVLNLKADSLLKLADLPAAQQKLLFDASTTDDALRNEQCRANLLHMLPSRAMRADALAQYMLKKRWREWFLVIGPSPEDGLYAAAVKRAAKRFGMKLVAEKNWTHTYDARRTAQSDVPVFTQGEDYDVLVVADEQGLFGEYLAYRTWLPRLVVGTQGLVATSWHRTHEQWGAVQIQNRFKEHTGRWMEEEDYGAYLAVRAIGEATVRTQSNQLQPVKDYLLGEQFALQGYKGKPLSFRPWSGQLRQPVLLAAPRSIVSVAPLEGFLHPRSELDTLGYDQPETKCQRGK; translated from the coding sequence ATGAAATTCCTAAGACATTATTTCGTATCCATCCTGTGGTTGCTTTTGCTTGCTTATCCTCTTTCCGGGATTTCGGCGGCAAAACAACAGATTAAAATTTTTTATTTAACCCAGGAACAAGCCGTTCCCCCGGCGTTGTCCAATCTCGACCCGTTCATCCAGGGCAAGGGCATGGCGGGCGCCGAACTGGCGATAGACGATAACAATACCACCGGCCAGTTCACCGGCCAGGATTACCAGTTGACCAAGGTCATGTTGCCGGCGGACGCCGATGTGGTGAAGGCCTTCAACGACCAGGTCGGGGCCGATTACGCCTTCGTCGTGCTGAATCTCAAGGCCGACTCGCTACTGAAGTTGGCCGACTTGCCGGCGGCGCAACAGAAATTGTTGTTCGATGCCTCGACGACCGACGATGCACTGCGCAACGAACAATGCCGGGCCAATCTGCTGCATATGCTGCCTAGCCGGGCGATGCGCGCCGACGCTTTGGCGCAATATATGTTGAAGAAACGCTGGCGCGAATGGTTTCTGGTCATCGGACCCAGTCCCGAAGACGGCTTGTACGCCGCCGCGGTCAAACGGGCGGCGAAACGCTTCGGCATGAAACTGGTTGCGGAGAAGAACTGGACCCACACTTACGATGCGCGGCGCACGGCACAGTCCGACGTACCGGTGTTTACCCAGGGCGAGGACTACGATGTGCTGGTGGTGGCCGACGAGCAGGGCTTGTTCGGCGAATATCTGGCTTACCGCACCTGGTTGCCAAGGCTGGTGGTCGGCACCCAGGGGCTGGTCGCGACATCCTGGCATAGAACTCATGAACAATGGGGTGCCGTGCAGATACAAAACCGCTTCAAGGAACACACCGGCCGCTGGATGGAGGAAGAGGATTACGGCGCCTATCTGGCGGTGCGGGCGATCGGCGAGGCGACCGTGCGCACCCAATCGAACCAGCTGCAGCCGGTTAAGGATTATTTATTGGGCGAACAATTCGCCTTGCAAGGGTATAAAGGCAAGCCATTGTCGTTCAGACCCTGGAGCGGACAATTAAGACAACCGGTATTGTTGGCCGCGCCGCGCTCGATCGTTTCGGTGGCGCCGCTGGAAGGCTTTTTGCATCCGCGCAGCGAGCTGGATACACTCGGCTATGATCAACCCGAAACGAAATGCCAACGAGGAAAATAA
- a CDS encoding PilZ domain-containing protein, whose translation MSDNNEDLDTENDIFALDMSDGLVESNRRAAVRYVRQDITAILIKKSLFRAQEILVQLIDISSKGATIACSDKLKRKNKVKLSLTFQDGKRFTLPATVVHAEDAPQKRYGLKFERCNDKLGDYLLSSQNDLIFK comes from the coding sequence ATGTCAGACAATAACGAAGATCTTGATACCGAAAACGACATATTTGCGCTGGATATGTCCGACGGCCTGGTGGAAAGCAATAGGCGCGCCGCCGTGCGCTATGTACGCCAGGATATTACGGCCATTTTGATCAAAAAAAGCCTGTTCAGGGCACAAGAAATTCTCGTTCAATTAATCGACATCAGCAGCAAAGGCGCGACCATTGCCTGTTCCGATAAACTTAAACGCAAGAACAAGGTAAAACTGAGTTTAACCTTCCAAGACGGCAAACGATTCACCCTGCCTGCTACGGTGGTCCATGCGGAAGACGCTCCGCAAAAACGCTACGGGCTGAAATTCGAACGTTGTAACGACAAATTGGGCGACTACCTGCTATCCTCGCAAAACGATTTGATTTTCAAGTAA
- a CDS encoding glutamine--tRNA ligase/YqeY domain fusion protein, with protein sequence MSTSENPVSSNFIRQIVAADLASNKHNGKVATRFPPEPNGYLHIGHAKSICLNFTIALENGGTCNLRFDDTNPEKESVEFMEAIERDVHWLGFQWAGKYHASDYFEQLYQYAVQLIKSGDAYVDSLSAEQIRQYRGTLTEPGKESPDRNRSIEENLDLFQRMRAGEFADGQYVLRAKIDMASPNINMRDPTIYRIRRVHHQRTAHEWCIYPMYDYTHCISDAIEGITHSLCTLEFEDHRPLYDWVLDKLQTPCHPQQIEFARLQLEYAVMSKRKLNQLVTEKHVGGWDDPRMPTIAGLRRAGYTPSSIRDFCERIGVTKKDSWIKMGVLENSIREDLNEHAPRRMAVLKPLRVVIDNYADDAVEEYDIANHPQKPEMGTRKVPFGKVVYIEQDDFAEVPPPKFKRLVPGGEVRLRGSYVIKCEEVIKDEAGNIVELRCSYDPNTLGKNPEGRKVKGVIHWVSSAHSIPAEVRLYDRLFKVPNPDAEAHFLDALNPNSLEILTGCRVEASLNSAEPESRYQFERTGYFCVDSVDSTAEKLVFNRTVTLRDTWAK encoded by the coding sequence ATGTCGACAAGCGAAAACCCTGTTTCATCCAATTTTATCAGACAGATCGTTGCCGCCGATTTGGCCAGCAATAAGCACAACGGCAAAGTGGCGACCCGTTTTCCTCCCGAACCGAACGGTTATCTGCATATCGGACACGCCAAATCGATCTGTCTTAATTTCACGATCGCCCTGGAAAACGGCGGCACCTGCAATCTGCGCTTCGACGATACCAATCCCGAGAAAGAAAGCGTCGAATTCATGGAAGCGATCGAACGAGATGTACATTGGTTGGGTTTCCAGTGGGCCGGTAAATACCATGCCTCCGATTATTTCGAACAGCTCTATCAATATGCCGTTCAGCTGATCAAATCCGGTGACGCCTATGTCGATAGCCTGAGCGCCGAACAGATTCGTCAATATCGCGGCACGCTGACCGAGCCCGGCAAGGAAAGCCCGGACCGCAATCGTTCGATCGAGGAAAACCTGGACCTGTTCCAGCGCATGCGCGCCGGCGAATTCGCCGACGGCCAATACGTGTTGCGCGCCAAGATCGACATGGCGTCGCCCAACATCAACATGCGCGACCCGACGATTTATCGCATCCGCCGCGTGCACCATCAACGCACCGCCCACGAATGGTGCATCTATCCGATGTACGATTACACCCATTGCATTTCGGACGCAATAGAAGGCATTACCCATTCCCTGTGCACCCTGGAATTCGAAGACCACCGCCCTCTCTATGACTGGGTGCTGGATAAACTGCAAACCCCTTGCCATCCGCAGCAAATCGAGTTCGCCAGATTGCAACTGGAATATGCCGTGATGAGTAAGCGCAAACTCAATCAACTGGTCACCGAAAAACACGTCGGCGGCTGGGACGACCCGCGCATGCCGACCATTGCCGGCCTGCGCCGCGCCGGTTACACGCCGTCCTCGATCCGGGATTTCTGCGAACGTATCGGCGTCACCAAAAAGGATTCCTGGATCAAGATGGGGGTACTGGAAAATTCCATCCGCGAAGACCTGAACGAACATGCGCCGCGGCGGATGGCCGTGTTAAAGCCGCTGCGCGTCGTCATCGACAACTATGCCGACGACGCCGTCGAGGAATACGATATCGCCAATCATCCGCAAAAACCGGAAATGGGTACCCGCAAAGTGCCTTTCGGCAAAGTCGTTTATATTGAACAAGATGATTTCGCCGAAGTACCGCCGCCAAAATTCAAACGTCTGGTTCCCGGCGGCGAAGTCCGGCTGCGCGGTTCCTACGTCATCAAATGCGAGGAAGTGATCAAGGACGAAGCCGGCAACATCGTCGAGCTGCGCTGCAGTTACGACCCGAACACGTTGGGCAAGAACCCGGAAGGCCGCAAGGTCAAAGGCGTCATCCATTGGGTTTCCTCCGCCCATTCGATTCCGGCGGAAGTTCGCCTGTACGATCGTTTGTTCAAGGTCCCCAATCCGGATGCCGAAGCGCATTTCCTCGATGCGCTGAATCCGAATTCCCTGGAAATCCTGACCGGCTGCCGGGTCGAAGCCAGTCTGAACAGCGCCGAGCCGGAAAGTCGTTACCAGTTCGAACGTACCGGTTACTTCTGTGTCGATTCGGTGGACAGCACGGCGGAAAAACTGGTATTCAATCGTACCGTAACGTTGCGTGATACTTGGGCCAAATAA
- a CDS encoding TIGR01458 family HAD-type hydrolase translates to MIDLSPIRGILFDIDGVLYVGPNIIDGAIEAVAELKQRGYRCRFITNTSTLSRASLHKKMTDLGFDITDREIISATRAAVIYLQHFVDPVCHLLLSDDVKYDFRQFRQVDDKADFVIVGDIGDAWSYKLLNTVFNELVHGAELIAIHKNRFWQTEHGLQIDIGGFISALEYASQKQATIIGKPSAEFFQSALTDLELPPEQVAIVGDDIDTDIGGGQNAGLTGILVKTGKYRDTYAKQSPITPNLTILSIAELPKVLP, encoded by the coding sequence ATGATCGATTTATCTCCAATCCGCGGCATACTTTTCGACATCGATGGCGTGTTATATGTCGGACCGAACATTATCGACGGTGCCATCGAGGCCGTGGCCGAATTAAAACAACGCGGTTATCGTTGTCGCTTCATCACCAATACCAGCACTCTTTCCCGGGCCTCGTTACACAAGAAAATGACCGATCTGGGCTTTGACATCACCGACCGGGAAATCATCAGCGCCACGCGCGCCGCCGTCATTTATTTGCAACATTTTGTCGACCCGGTCTGCCATCTATTGCTTTCCGACGATGTCAAATACGACTTCCGCCAATTCAGGCAAGTCGATGACAAGGCCGACTTCGTTATCGTCGGCGATATCGGGGACGCCTGGTCCTACAAACTGCTCAACACGGTTTTTAACGAATTAGTCCACGGCGCCGAATTGATCGCCATTCACAAGAACCGTTTCTGGCAAACCGAACACGGCCTGCAAATTGATATCGGCGGTTTCATCAGTGCTCTCGAATACGCCAGCCAGAAACAAGCCACGATCATCGGTAAACCGTCGGCCGAATTTTTTCAATCGGCGCTGACCGACCTGGAATTGCCGCCGGAGCAAGTCGCCATTGTCGGCGACGATATCGACACCGACATTGGCGGCGGCCAAAACGCCGGCTTGACCGGCATTCTGGTCAAGACTGGCAAATACCGGGATACTTATGCCAAACAAAGCCCGATCACTCCCAACCTGACCATCCTCTCGATAGCCGAATTACCCAAAGTGTTACCTTAG